In one Candidatus Polarisedimenticolaceae bacterium genomic region, the following are encoded:
- a CDS encoding 2-oxoacid:acceptor oxidoreductase family protein — protein MKKDAPGVAIVDQQIIEFVSDSGEGAQTAGQLFGTLCAQSGNGVWTVEIIPAEIEPPFRSRQGASGNRIRFATGPVTNMGETADLVVALNEQVLYSRIDVGGLREGTILLLESGWGESPDAAIRAQYAEALADFRKRGYRVHEVPIEAECRKLVPDPKRGRNMWSLGMVCAVYERDLALVDREIERRLGKKGEKVVSANCALVRGGYAWAQENLPFRFRVP, from the coding sequence ATGAAGAAGGACGCGCCCGGTGTCGCGATCGTCGACCAGCAGATCATCGAGTTCGTCTCGGACTCGGGCGAGGGGGCGCAGACGGCGGGCCAGCTGTTCGGCACGTTGTGCGCGCAGTCCGGAAACGGGGTCTGGACCGTCGAGATCATCCCGGCGGAGATCGAGCCCCCGTTCCGTTCCCGCCAGGGGGCGAGCGGCAACCGGATCCGGTTCGCCACGGGGCCCGTGACGAACATGGGCGAGACCGCCGACCTCGTCGTCGCGCTGAACGAGCAGGTGTTGTACAGCCGCATCGACGTCGGCGGACTGCGCGAGGGAACGATCCTGCTCCTGGAGAGCGGATGGGGCGAATCGCCCGACGCCGCGATCCGGGCGCAGTACGCCGAGGCGCTGGCGGACTTCCGGAAGCGCGGCTACCGCGTCCACGAGGTTCCGATCGAGGCCGAGTGCCGCAAGCTCGTCCCCGACCCCAAGCGCGGTCGGAACATGTGGTCGCTGGGAATGGTCTGCGCCGTCTACGAGCGGGACCTCGCCCTCGTGGACCGGGAGATCGAGCGACGCCTCGGCAAGAAGGGCGAGAAGGTCGTCTCGGCGAACTGCGCGCTGGTGCGGGGCGGGTACGCCTGGGCGCAGGAGAACCTGCCGTTCCGTTTCCGCGTCCCGG